GGCGGCTACGTGCGCATCGTGGCCGTCCACAGCGGCAAGGTGCTCGACGTCGCCGGCATCTCCATGGACAACGGCGCGCCCCTCACCCAGTGGGACTGGTGGGGCGGCGACAACCAGCGCTTCCGCCCCGAGGTCTACGGCATCGGCCAGCTCAAGCTGACGGCCAAGCACAGCGGCAAGGTGGTCGAAGTCGCCGGGATGGACGAGAACAACGGCGCACGCGTCCAGCAGTGGGACTGGTGGGGCGGCGCCAACCAGCTGTGGAAGTACTGACACGGTCGAGGGATGGTGTGAGGCCATGGCACGCGAGGTGCGACGTCCGGAAGGGCTCCTGGACCGGCTGGCCACGGCGTACCGCGGCGAACGTCCGCAGGAGTGGCCCGAGGAGCTCCGCCGCGAGGAGAGCGACGTGGCCGACCGGATGGTCCGCCTCGCCGAGCTGATGGTCGCGGGCACACCCCCGACCGACCCGGCGGCCATGGACGCGGTCGACTGGTACTACCGCGCGGCCAACCAGTACGGCGGCGTCGACACCGCCGTGTTCACCGCGCTCGGCGAGGCGCTCGCGGCCGAGGACGACAAGCGTGCCCTCTTCGACGACGTCGTCCCGGGGCTGGCCGGCTATCAGCGCGAGGCGATGACCGCGTACGCGCGGACCCGCCTCGCCGCCGGCGGCGCCTGAAGCCAGGGCGTCCCGAACGCGCTTGGGTGCCGCGCCCACGAGCAGCGCCGTGCCCGCTGAGCGTCGCGAGGACACGCCGGTGAGCTGTCGCCCTCGGCAGCCCCGGCGCGGCAGCATGTCGCTGCCGCGCTCGGAGCGCGGGTCGAGGGAGACAAGGTGGTAGAGGCAGCGGTGCACGATGCGCCGGCCGAGCCGGTGGGGGACGCCGGCCGGTCAGCACACGCCGTCCCCATGGCGACGCTCATGGCACTGTGCTCGCTCCTGGCGTGGGGAGCGGCGTCGGTGGGGCGGCGGCTGATCCGCTGAGCTCGCGGCGGTCACGACCGTGGTCGCAGCCTGCTTCGAGCCGAGGTCTCCCGCGTCAGTCGCGGAGCTTCGCCAGCCGGGCACGGAGCGCGTCCCGCCGTCGGGCGTTCCCGTGCAGCTGCACGTACCGGTCGCCGAAGACCCCCAGCAGCGCGTCGTCCAGCCGGCGGACCGCGCCGGGCGCGTACCGGTAGCCCATCCGCTCGCTGATCACGGCGCTGTCGACCGGCCTCAGCAGCTCACCGAGCTCGAGCAGCGACGTCACACCGAGCTCGAGCAGCAGACCGGAGACCCACGCGTAGTGGTCCGTGCGGGACCAGCCGGCGTCCGTGAACCGCCCGGCGAGGAACGCGGCCAGGTCCTGGGCGCTGATCCGCGGGTCGGTCTCGTCCGACTGTGGCTCCTGATCGGGCATGCTCTCCTGCAGCCGGTCCCGGATGGTGGAGAACTCCCGGTCGGCGAGGTCGAGCAGCCCCGCCGCCAACGTGAAGCGCCGGTCCAGGTCCGGGGCGACCTTCTCGGGGATGCTGCCCTTGTAGCGGATGTCGTGCTCGAACTCCGCCCACGCGTGCTGCAGCACGGTGCGCACCTGGACGGAGGCGGTCCGGTCTCGCAGGCGCGCGAGCTCCGGCTCGCCCGACCGGCCGGCGTCGAGAGCCACGAGCACGTGCCGGCTGGCGTACCCGAACCGGCCCTCCTGCGCCGTCTCGAGGCCCATGTCCCGGTCGCCGAGCATCACCAGCTGGTCGGCGAGCAGCTCCACCACGGCCTGGACGTCGCTCAGCACGTACGTCACGATCCGCAGCCCGATCTGGTCGGTGATCTCGCGCAACGGGTCGGAGAAGGCGGGCCTGCCGTCGACGGTCCGCGCCGCCTTCCCGGCGAACGAGGCGACGCTCTTCGTGCGGCCGGTGACCGCGTGGTAGTTGATGCCCGCGTCGTCGAGCAGGCCCGTGATCAGGGTGACGTACTGCGCCGTCGTGCGTTCGAGCTCGGGCCGCTGCGCCGCGTAGGCCTGCACCGCGCGCTGGACCGGGTCGGTGGCCGGCTGGGCCACGGTGGGCGAGCTCGGGGTGGCGGGCCCGGCGTCCGTCTCGGACGCGGCAGCCGGCCCGGCCGCCTCGGACGCGGCAGCCGGCTCGGCCTCACCCGCGGCAGCCGGCCCGACGGCGGAGGCCCGGGGAGTGGGGACCCGACCCTCCGGCAGGGTCGGGGTGATGATGTACCCCGTCGCCAGGTCGCCGTAGGTCGTCATGCGCTCGGGATGAGCCACCGCGAACCGGGCGACGTAGGCGCACAGCACCGCGTCGACCTGGTCCTCCGCCACGCGCAGCTGGCTCTTGCGGGTGGCGGTGCGCACCGCCGTCGCCAGCTCGCGCCAGCCCGCGTGCTCCGTGACCACCATCGCGGGCTCGGCACCTGCCAAGGCCTCGACGTGGTCCACCAGGGTCTGCAGGGCCTCCCGGAGCTGGGTGAGGTCCCGGCCGCCGCGCTGCTTGTACTTCAAGGTCCGGCCCAGGCCGAAGAGCACCACGGTAGCCGGGTGCGGGTAGACCTCGATGCCGCGCCGTTCACGACCCGAGGCCGGGTTGATGTCGAGCCCGAGGGCCTTGGCGAGCCGGGCGCCGCGGGGGGTGCCGGCGAACTCGGGCTTGCCGGTGTTGGCGGGGTGCGCGCCGGCGTCGAACGCGGCGAAGTCGCGGTTGAGCGCTGCCTCGCACGGCCGGTTGCCCGTGGCGTTGGTGACCACCAGCGGGGCGTCGATCCCCGCCAGGACCGGCCCGTCGCGATACGGGGCCAGCGCGGTGAGGATGGACTCGTCCGTGGTCTCCGCGGAGAGGTGGACCAGCTGCCCGCCGGCGTCCAGGACGGCCACGCCGGTGGGGCTGCGCTCACCCCACGCGAGGTCGATGCCGACATAGTGCATGGGAACACTCTGCCGTGCCGCGCCGGTCACCGGTGCACGGCAGGGCGGTGCTGAACCTGCCTGTTGCGCCGAGACCTGCCTCTTGCGCCGAGACCTGCAGGCGGAACGGCAGGTATCGGTCGGAAAGTGCAGGTGTCACCGCGCCGCGCCGAAAAAGCCTCGCACCGGCGTTGGCAGGGCGGGTACGGTCACGTCGCACAGGCACCAGCTGAAACGACATGGGAGGTGAGGAGCATGCGGGTCCTTCCGCTCCACCCCTGCCCCCCGACAACCACCTCCCGGATGCCCGTGCCCCGCTGACGCACCTCGTGCGGCATCCCGCCTGACAAGGATGCTCACCGTTGCTTGCTGACCTCAGCCTCACCGATCTGGGCTGGGACGACCGGTTCGCCGAGTCCCTGCCCGCCGACACCCTCCCGGCCCGCGTGGTGCGGGTCGACCGCGGCGCCGCCCTCGTCCACACCGCCGACGGCGTCACGCACGTCCGCCTGAGCGCCCAGCTGCGCCGGACCGGCGCCCAGGATCCCGTCGCCCTGCCCTGCGCCGGCGACTGGGTCGCCCTCCACCCGCTGCCCGGCGGCGGCCACGTGGCCGACGTGGTGCTGCCCCGGCGCACCGCCGTCGTCCGCGGCGGCGTCGCCCGCCTCTCCCGCGGCGGCCTGTCCGGTGACGGTCAGGGCCAGGTCCTCGCCGCCAACGTCGACGTGGTCCTCGTCGCCGAGCCGGCCCGCCATGCGGTCGACCCCGCCGACCTCGGCCGGATCGAGCGGCTCGTCGCCCTGGCCTGGGAGAGCGGCGCCGTGCCCGTCGTCGTGGTCACCAAGGCGGACCTGCTGCCCACCGGGCTGGGCGACCTGCTCGACGACGTCGCCGCGGCGACCCCCGGCGCCGAGGTGCACGCCGTCGCCGCCCTCGACGGGCAGGGTCTCGACGCCGTCCGCCCGCACCTCGGCCCGGGCCGCACCGCGGTGGTCCTGGGCCCCTCCGGGGCGGGAAAGTCCACCCTCGTCAACGCACTCGCCGGGACGCCGGTCATGGCCACACAGCAGGTCCGTGCCGCCGACGGGCGCGGCCGGCACACCACCGTCCATCGCGAGCTGGTGGTGCTGCCGAGCGGCGGGCTGGTCATCGACACCCCCGGGCTTCGGCGCGTGAGCCTGTACGAGATGAGCGAAGGCGTGGACCGGGTCTTCGCCGACGTCGAGGACCTCGCCCAGCGGTGCCGGTTCACCGACTGCGGGCACCGCACCGAACCGGGCTGCGCGGTGGTCGCCGCGGTGGACTCCGGTGCGCTGCCCCGGCGGCGCCTGGAGAGCTGGCGGCTGCTGCAGCGGGAGGCGGCGTGGATGGCCACTCGCACCGACGCCCGGCTGCGCACCGAGCAGACGAAGGCGTGGCGCAGCGAGACCCTGCATCGACGGCGGACCGGTCAGA
This window of the Georgenia yuyongxinii genome carries:
- a CDS encoding TipAS antibiotic-recognition domain-containing protein, giving the protein MAREVRRPEGLLDRLATAYRGERPQEWPEELRREESDVADRMVRLAELMVAGTPPTDPAAMDAVDWYYRAANQYGGVDTAVFTALGEALAAEDDKRALFDDVVPGLAGYQREAMTAYARTRLAAGGA
- a CDS encoding DUF429 domain-containing protein is translated as MHYVGIDLAWGERSPTGVAVLDAGGQLVHLSAETTDESILTALAPYRDGPVLAGIDAPLVVTNATGNRPCEAALNRDFAAFDAGAHPANTGKPEFAGTPRGARLAKALGLDINPASGRERRGIEVYPHPATVVLFGLGRTLKYKQRGGRDLTQLREALQTLVDHVEALAGAEPAMVVTEHAGWRELATAVRTATRKSQLRVAEDQVDAVLCAYVARFAVAHPERMTTYGDLATGYIITPTLPEGRVPTPRASAVGPAAAGEAEPAAASEAAGPAAASETDAGPATPSSPTVAQPATDPVQRAVQAYAAQRPELERTTAQYVTLITGLLDDAGINYHAVTGRTKSVASFAGKAARTVDGRPAFSDPLREITDQIGLRIVTYVLSDVQAVVELLADQLVMLGDRDMGLETAQEGRFGYASRHVLVALDAGRSGEPELARLRDRTASVQVRTVLQHAWAEFEHDIRYKGSIPEKVAPDLDRRFTLAAGLLDLADREFSTIRDRLQESMPDQEPQSDETDPRISAQDLAAFLAGRFTDAGWSRTDHYAWVSGLLLELGVTSLLELGELLRPVDSAVISERMGYRYAPGAVRRLDDALLGVFGDRYVQLHGNARRRDALRARLAKLRD
- the rsgA gene encoding ribosome small subunit-dependent GTPase A, with amino-acid sequence MLADLSLTDLGWDDRFAESLPADTLPARVVRVDRGAALVHTADGVTHVRLSAQLRRTGAQDPVALPCAGDWVALHPLPGGGHVADVVLPRRTAVVRGGVARLSRGGLSGDGQGQVLAANVDVVLVAEPARHAVDPADLGRIERLVALAWESGAVPVVVVTKADLLPTGLGDLLDDVAAATPGAEVHAVAALDGQGLDAVRPHLGPGRTAVVLGPSGAGKSTLVNALAGTPVMATQQVRAADGRGRHTTVHRELVVLPSGGLVIDTPGLRRVSLYEMSEGVDRVFADVEDLAQRCRFTDCGHRTEPGCAVVAAVDSGALPRRRLESWRLLQREAAWMATRTDARLRTEQTKAWRSETLHRRRTGQSRP